From Alteromonas sp. RKMC-009, one genomic window encodes:
- the hutH gene encoding histidine ammonia-lyase, translating into MTTIIMQPGQVSLKDWRTIYEGAPAVLHEDALPRVIASEQAVQRIIARNKPVYGINTGFGKLANVRIPDDQLAQLQHNIVISHAAGVGEPAPVNVIRLMMALKLASLGHGASGVKLETVKLLEAFLNKGITPVVPEKGSVGASGDLAPLSHMTMALIGLGDVLVDGKQMPAADAMAKASLTPLNLGPKEGLALLNGTQYSTAQALAGLFAAQHGFASALITGAMSTDAAKGSTAPMDPRIHALRGHQGQITVAAALRELLEGSTIRDSHLQCEKVQDPYCLRCQPQVMGAAFDLLNQAATTLLTEANGVSDNPLIFSDTDEALSGGNFHAEPVAFAADMIAMAVCEIGSLSERRIAMLVDPALSGLPAFLTPRPGLNSGFMIPQVTAAALVSENKQQAFPASVDSIPTSANQEDHVSMAAHGARRLAGMNTNLQHILAIELLIAVQGIDLHGDMKTSPHLETVRQTLRSEVPMLQDDRYMAKDMAAAFALISGPGLTGPVAEIFNPAQSGGASA; encoded by the coding sequence ATGACAACAATAATAATGCAACCTGGTCAGGTATCACTTAAAGACTGGCGTACGATTTACGAAGGTGCACCTGCTGTTCTGCACGAAGATGCTTTACCCCGGGTGATTGCTTCAGAGCAGGCAGTACAGCGCATTATCGCCCGCAACAAACCGGTATACGGTATTAATACCGGCTTCGGAAAACTGGCGAATGTGCGTATTCCTGATGATCAGCTGGCACAACTGCAGCACAACATCGTCATTTCTCATGCTGCCGGTGTGGGTGAGCCGGCTCCGGTTAACGTTATCCGTTTGATGATGGCGCTTAAACTGGCCAGCCTGGGACACGGCGCATCCGGTGTGAAGCTGGAAACGGTTAAACTGCTGGAAGCTTTCCTGAATAAGGGCATCACGCCGGTTGTGCCGGAAAAAGGCTCAGTCGGGGCATCCGGCGATCTTGCGCCTTTATCTCATATGACTATGGCGCTCATCGGACTGGGCGATGTGCTGGTTGACGGCAAACAAATGCCTGCCGCTGACGCCATGGCTAAAGCTTCACTCACTCCGCTCAACCTCGGGCCGAAAGAAGGCCTGGCGCTACTTAACGGTACTCAATATTCTACAGCTCAGGCCCTGGCCGGGCTGTTTGCAGCACAACATGGCTTCGCCAGCGCACTCATTACCGGTGCCATGTCTACCGATGCAGCCAAAGGCTCAACTGCCCCGATGGATCCACGCATTCACGCCTTGCGCGGTCATCAGGGTCAAATCACCGTAGCCGCAGCACTGCGTGAGCTGCTGGAAGGCAGTACAATCCGCGACTCGCATCTGCAATGCGAGAAAGTGCAGGACCCTTACTGCCTGCGCTGTCAGCCACAGGTCATGGGTGCCGCTTTTGACTTACTTAATCAGGCCGCCACCACCCTGCTTACTGAAGCTAATGGTGTGTCAGATAATCCCCTTATTTTCAGTGATACGGATGAAGCCCTGTCAGGAGGAAATTTTCACGCCGAACCGGTTGCCTTTGCAGCCGATATGATTGCCATGGCCGTGTGCGAAATCGGTTCACTGAGCGAGCGGCGCATTGCCATGCTGGTTGATCCTGCGTTATCAGGCTTGCCGGCATTTTTGACGCCCCGTCCGGGCCTGAATTCCGGCTTTATGATCCCGCAGGTTACGGCAGCAGCCCTGGTATCTGAAAACAAACAACAGGCATTCCCGGCCAGTGTAGACTCCATCCCCACCAGCGCGAATCAGGAAGACCACGTTTCAATGGCCGCACACGGTGCACGCAGACTGGCTGGTATGAACACCAATCTGCAGCATATTCTGGCCATAGAATTGTTGATCGCCGTGCAGGGCATCGATTTGCATGGTGACATGAAAACCAGTCCTCATCTGGAAACCGTCAGACAAACCCTGCGCAGTGAAGTCCCTATGTTGCAGGATGACCGCTACATGGCAAAAGACATGGCTGCCGCCTTTGCGCTTATATCAGGTCCAGGCCTTACGGGACCGGTCGCAGAGATTTTTAACCCGGCGCAGTCCGGCGGAGCGTCAGCATGA
- a CDS encoding 7TM diverse intracellular signaling domain-containing protein, producing MFFGVCAAPAQAQTTHQLINENIETSLTDNFEFYFETDTQLTISEAIKRRPDFRFYTDPNPNFGFQSRALWLVTKFNNTSNTRDWVFNIDFSQLDKVDFYLVRGDEVLKQSHQGKLQTEQIFRVPTMRAELPVDAPLELYLRVESSSSSLIVPLSVEPETRHSFGVQLDSLLWGLFYGGLIILAIYNFALFFGSREPSLVAYVGYIVAVLLWQFVWGGHLHLIFRDGFDPWFAAHTEMIFVIIGISSGLFAVTFLETRKHAPNAHPVIMSLLVLQGVIGAGCLIDLLPHIWKNNLVYGVGMIAICSYIYAGFEAYLNKFKPALYFIFAWGMLASGAIVGILSLLNILPSNDYTTYCFQVGVFIEAGLFSFALMEKSRNQLASEVSQATNELRNNMELIEEQNARLDIARKDAIKASNVKSQFLANMSHEIRTPLNAILGFSKELTHVALPVEQQEQVRIINTAADNLLGIVNDVLDFSKIEAGKLQINNQPFSPNQLLEDMVTLMSKSAHSKRLEFVFDTGPLPEKLIGDVFRIKQVLNNLLSNALKFTSSGTITLTVRGTSLPHGIHELHFRIEDTGIGISRQDKKKLFNAFSQIDDALNRSYQGTGLGLVICRELIKLMRGTLDLNSVPGLGSVFDIRLRANQLSQKYSLTPNAEWIGKRVVVFDPVPDTRRATASMLTALGARVTSADSVAFLNMLDIHPDLLFATVPVSHLEKRNTYLSELVEFPAKKRILWYSGPEPFNQYPSLTQHFHEQVRMPVTLTKLESLLHQKTARRRNPMQDKMNNLPKARILAVDDMEMNLKLLHTWLDHSPVSLTTSMSGQDAVNRCQSTEYDLILMDVQMPGMDGLQASRLIRKTALNMGTPIIAVTAHAFKEEQERLLASGMDDYLPKPIEMGALLDLIKRWCQNATPTAMALPTLDWQLAVKRTHQNPEAARSLLGDFVVLLPPTISTLKSMWKEKDFDGLKAEVHKLHGACCYTGVPKLQELASELEIALKLEQNFLIAEHLPALLNECEILMTEARRFLEEMNYTFP from the coding sequence ATGTTTTTTGGGGTGTGCGCTGCGCCGGCTCAGGCTCAGACTACCCATCAGCTCATCAATGAAAATATTGAAACCAGCCTGACGGACAATTTTGAATTTTACTTCGAGACAGACACGCAGCTGACTATCAGTGAAGCAATCAAGCGTCGTCCAGATTTCCGTTTTTATACCGACCCGAATCCTAACTTCGGTTTTCAGTCCCGCGCATTGTGGCTGGTTACTAAATTCAACAACACCAGTAATACCCGTGACTGGGTATTCAATATCGATTTCAGCCAGTTAGATAAAGTCGATTTTTATCTGGTCAGAGGCGATGAAGTCTTAAAGCAAAGTCATCAGGGTAAGCTGCAAACCGAGCAGATATTCCGCGTACCGACCATGCGGGCTGAGCTGCCGGTGGACGCCCCGCTGGAGTTATACCTGCGGGTTGAAAGTTCCTCTTCCAGCCTGATTGTACCGTTATCTGTGGAGCCGGAAACCCGCCATAGTTTCGGCGTACAACTGGACAGTCTGTTGTGGGGATTGTTCTACGGCGGTCTGATCATTCTGGCAATATACAACTTCGCGCTGTTCTTCGGTTCCAGAGAGCCAAGCCTGGTCGCCTACGTGGGCTACATTGTGGCGGTATTGCTATGGCAATTTGTCTGGGGCGGCCATCTTCACCTGATATTCCGCGACGGCTTTGATCCTTGGTTTGCTGCACATACGGAGATGATTTTCGTCATCATCGGTATTAGCTCCGGCCTGTTCGCGGTTACCTTTCTGGAAACCAGAAAACATGCCCCGAATGCCCATCCGGTGATCATGTCCCTGCTGGTTTTGCAGGGCGTTATCGGCGCAGGCTGCCTCATCGATTTGCTGCCTCACATCTGGAAGAATAACCTGGTGTATGGCGTGGGTATGATTGCGATTTGCAGCTATATCTATGCCGGTTTTGAGGCTTACCTTAATAAGTTCAAACCCGCCCTCTATTTCATCTTCGCCTGGGGCATGCTGGCCAGCGGTGCAATCGTGGGCATTCTGAGCTTACTGAATATTTTACCTTCCAATGACTACACCACGTACTGCTTTCAGGTGGGCGTGTTCATCGAAGCCGGGTTGTTCTCTTTCGCCCTCATGGAAAAGAGTCGCAACCAGCTGGCCTCTGAGGTCAGTCAGGCAACCAATGAGCTTCGCAATAATATGGAACTCATTGAAGAGCAGAATGCCCGTCTGGACATTGCCCGCAAAGACGCTATTAAAGCCAGTAACGTAAAATCTCAGTTCCTGGCCAATATGAGCCATGAAATCCGTACACCTCTCAATGCCATTCTCGGATTCAGTAAAGAGCTCACCCATGTTGCCCTGCCGGTGGAACAACAGGAGCAGGTGCGTATCATCAACACGGCGGCGGATAACCTGCTGGGTATCGTCAATGACGTACTCGACTTCTCTAAAATTGAGGCCGGTAAGCTGCAAATTAACAATCAGCCATTCTCACCGAACCAGTTGCTGGAAGACATGGTGACGCTGATGTCTAAGTCTGCCCACTCTAAACGACTGGAATTTGTTTTTGATACCGGCCCGTTACCGGAAAAACTCATCGGCGACGTATTCAGAATCAAGCAGGTACTGAACAACCTTCTCAGTAACGCACTGAAGTTCACCTCTTCCGGCACCATCACCCTCACAGTGAGAGGCACATCCCTGCCCCACGGCATCCATGAATTACACTTCCGGATTGAAGATACCGGCATTGGTATCAGCCGTCAGGATAAGAAAAAACTGTTTAATGCTTTCTCCCAGATTGATGATGCGTTGAACCGTAGTTATCAGGGCACAGGGCTTGGCCTGGTTATCTGCCGGGAGCTGATAAAACTGATGCGCGGCACACTGGATTTAAACAGTGTTCCCGGGCTTGGCAGTGTCTTTGACATCCGTCTGCGGGCGAATCAGCTTAGTCAGAAATACAGTCTGACACCGAACGCCGAATGGATTGGAAAACGGGTTGTGGTATTCGACCCTGTGCCGGACACCCGCAGAGCCACAGCCTCCATGCTCACCGCGCTGGGAGCCAGGGTGACATCAGCAGATTCCGTAGCCTTTCTGAACATGCTGGATATACATCCTGATTTGCTGTTTGCTACTGTACCGGTTTCCCATCTGGAGAAGCGGAACACGTACCTCAGTGAACTGGTGGAGTTTCCGGCGAAGAAACGCATCCTGTGGTATTCCGGCCCGGAACCGTTCAACCAGTACCCCAGCCTGACCCAGCACTTCCATGAACAGGTAAGAATGCCTGTCACACTCACCAAACTGGAAAGCCTGCTGCATCAGAAAACAGCCCGTCGCCGCAATCCGATGCAGGATAAGATGAATAACCTGCCTAAGGCACGTATTCTGGCTGTTGATGACATGGAAATGAACCTTAAGCTGCTGCATACCTGGCTGGATCACTCGCCGGTCAGTCTGACCACGTCCATGAGCGGGCAGGATGCCGTTAACCGTTGTCAGAGCACGGAATACGATCTCATCCTGATGGATGTTCAGATGCCGGGCATGGACGGTTTGCAGGCATCAAGACTGATCCGCAAAACGGCTCTGAATATGGGTACCCCCATCATTGCAGTCACCGCCCATGCTTTCAAAGAGGAACAGGAAAGGTTGCTGGCATCAGGTATGGACGATTATCTGCCCAAGCCTATCGAAATGGGCGCGCTTCTCGATTTGATTAAGCGCTGGTGTCAGAACGCCACCCCGACAGCCATGGCTTTACCTACTCTGGACTGGCAACTGGCGGTTAAACGCACCCACCAGAACCCGGAAGCTGCACGCTCGTTACTGGGGGATTTTGTGGTGTTGCTGCCGCCCACCATTTCCACATTAAAATCGATGTGGAAAGAAAAAGACTTCGACGGTCTGAAAGCGGAAGTGCACAAACTCCACGGAGCCTGCTGTTACACCGGTGTACCGAAGTTACAGGAACTGGCTTCAGAACTGGAAATCGCGCTGAAGCTTGAGCAAAACTTCCTGATTGCAGAGCATCTGCCTGCTCTGCTGAATGAGTGCGAAATATTAATGACAGAAGCCAGACGCTTCCTGGAAGAAATGAATTACACCTTCCCCTGA
- a CDS encoding DUF2982 domain-containing protein, with translation MSGTDSDPIYVRATSKGNGITALVLGVAGLIMSAIWMKFLPDWLFLAAIFLTSASIVSLLIGWFKVREPQFSIEISPQEIRYHHRLGNWLLQWDNVQRIDCPRVQQGLEQVELEAVGFRIKDYGAFLNHVSPRLATHLLMEQRPLLLHRDEQNCKTGACFEQEMFDDKHYTTADNQTFTGVKAMLANRMSQLRQSLGYDVFIAASDIDREPADFARFMRQCQQARQDRLMDTQAG, from the coding sequence ATGTCTGGAACTGATTCTGACCCTATTTATGTCAGGGCAACGTCAAAGGGTAACGGCATCACTGCATTGGTGCTGGGTGTGGCCGGACTGATAATGTCGGCAATATGGATGAAGTTTCTGCCGGACTGGCTGTTTCTGGCTGCTATTTTCCTGACCAGTGCGTCGATTGTATCGCTGCTCATCGGCTGGTTCAAAGTAAGAGAGCCTCAGTTCAGTATCGAAATTTCTCCGCAGGAAATCCGTTATCATCACCGGTTGGGCAACTGGCTGTTACAGTGGGATAACGTGCAGCGTATAGACTGCCCGCGGGTGCAGCAGGGTTTAGAACAGGTGGAGCTTGAAGCGGTAGGTTTCCGGATTAAAGACTACGGTGCGTTCTTAAATCATGTTTCGCCCCGGCTGGCCACCCATTTACTGATGGAGCAACGTCCGTTGCTGCTTCACAGAGATGAACAAAACTGTAAAACCGGTGCCTGTTTTGAGCAGGAAATGTTTGATGATAAACATTACACCACGGCAGACAATCAAACCTTTACCGGCGTTAAAGCCATGCTGGCGAACAGAATGTCTCAGCTTCGTCAGTCGCTGGGGTATGACGTGTTTATTGCCGCTTCTGATATTGACCGTGAGCCCGCTGACTTTGCCCGCTTTATGCGCCAGTGCCAGCAAGCCCGTCAGGACAGGCTGATGGATACTCAGGCAGGTTGA
- the hutU gene encoding urocanate hydratase produces the protein MTTSRVIRAPRGSELNAKSWLTEAPLRMLMNNLDPEVAERPEDLVVYGGIGKAARNWECFDKIVDTLKNLNDDETLLVQSGKPVGVFPTHENAPRVLIANSNLVPHWANWDTFNELDKKGLMMYGQMTAGSWIYIGSQGIVQGTYETFVEAGRQHFNGNLAGRWILTAGLGGMGGAQPLAATMAGASMLAIECDATRIDMRLRTRYLDEKAETLDEALAILERAKENGKPVSVGLLGNAAEILPEMVKRGIKPDMVTDQTSAHDPVNGYLPAGWTLEEWREKRVSDPAAVTAAAKVSMAEHVKAMLAFAEMGIPTFDYGNNIRQVALQEGVTNAFNFPGFVPAYIRPRFCEGVGPFRWVALSGDPEDIYKTDAKVKELLPDDASLHNWLDMAQERISFQGLPARICWVGLGDRHRLGLAFNEMYRNGELKAPVVIGRDHLDSGSVSSPNRETEAMMDGSDAVSDWPLLNAMLNTAGGATWVSLHHGGGVGMGFSQHSGVVIVCDGTEEADKRIGRVLWNDPATGVMRHADAGYELAQKCAQKHDLNLPMLK, from the coding sequence ATGACAACATCCCGAGTAATCCGTGCCCCGAGAGGCAGTGAACTGAACGCTAAAAGCTGGCTGACCGAAGCGCCCCTGCGTATGTTGATGAACAACCTGGACCCGGAAGTGGCAGAGCGTCCCGAAGATCTGGTGGTTTACGGCGGTATCGGTAAAGCAGCCAGAAACTGGGAATGCTTCGACAAGATTGTCGATACGCTTAAAAACCTGAATGACGATGAAACCCTGCTGGTGCAGTCAGGGAAGCCGGTGGGAGTGTTCCCCACCCACGAAAATGCGCCGCGGGTACTGATTGCTAATTCCAATCTTGTTCCTCACTGGGCGAACTGGGACACGTTTAACGAGCTCGATAAAAAAGGCCTCATGATGTACGGCCAGATGACTGCCGGCTCATGGATTTACATCGGCTCTCAGGGCATTGTTCAGGGCACCTATGAAACCTTCGTCGAAGCCGGCCGCCAGCATTTCAACGGTAACCTGGCAGGACGCTGGATCCTGACTGCCGGACTGGGCGGTATGGGCGGAGCACAGCCTTTAGCGGCCACCATGGCCGGCGCCTCCATGCTTGCTATTGAGTGCGATGCTACCCGCATTGATATGCGCCTGCGCACCCGCTATCTGGACGAAAAGGCAGAGACACTGGATGAAGCTCTGGCCATCCTTGAGCGGGCAAAAGAAAACGGAAAACCGGTATCAGTGGGCCTGTTGGGAAATGCAGCGGAAATACTGCCGGAAATGGTTAAGCGTGGCATTAAGCCGGATATGGTTACCGACCAGACATCAGCCCACGACCCGGTTAACGGCTACCTGCCTGCGGGATGGACGCTGGAAGAATGGCGTGAGAAACGGGTAAGCGACCCGGCAGCAGTGACTGCAGCAGCGAAAGTGTCTATGGCGGAACATGTAAAAGCGATGCTGGCTTTTGCTGAGATGGGCATCCCCACCTTTGATTATGGGAATAACATTCGTCAGGTGGCTTTGCAGGAAGGTGTAACCAATGCCTTTAACTTCCCGGGGTTTGTACCCGCTTATATTCGTCCGCGCTTTTGTGAAGGTGTAGGACCATTCCGCTGGGTTGCCCTGTCAGGCGACCCGGAAGATATTTACAAAACCGATGCCAAAGTAAAGGAGTTGCTGCCTGATGACGCTTCATTGCACAACTGGCTGGACATGGCGCAGGAGCGGATCAGCTTCCAGGGGTTACCTGCACGCATTTGCTGGGTGGGTCTTGGCGACCGTCACCGTCTCGGACTGGCGTTCAACGAAATGTACCGTAACGGCGAACTGAAAGCGCCGGTGGTTATTGGCCGTGATCACCTGGACAGCGGATCTGTGTCGAGCCCGAACCGTGAAACCGAAGCCATGATGGACGGTTCGGATGCGGTTTCCGACTGGCCGCTGCTCAATGCCATGCTGAATACAGCGGGCGGTGCCACCTGGGTATCACTGCACCATGGTGGTGGTGTGGGCATGGGCTTCAGCCAGCATTCAGGTGTTGTGATTGTGTGTGACGGTACTGAAGAAGCTGACAAGCGCATTGGCCGTGTACTCTGGAATGACCCGGCTACCGGCGTGATGCGTCATGCTGATGCAGGTTACGAACTGGCACAGAAATGTGCGCAGAAACACGACCTGAATCTGCCCATGCTTAAATAA
- the hutI gene encoding imidazolonepropionase yields MKQQAEKIWVNARLVTMADPAAPLAITEDGAVAMADGKILAAGPAAAVTAQYQSDQVIDLQGLLVTPGLIDCHTHLVYAGSRANEFEARLEGTSYAEIAAQGGGIMSTLTSTRAASEQTLLDETLPRLDSLLAQGVTTVEIKSGYGQDIASELKQLRVARSLAQHRAVSVSPTLLAAHVVPPEFKGRADDYVSYVCEQLIPAALADGNIDAVDAFCEHIAFTPQQTSRIFDTARQAGLKVKLHAGQLSDNGSVSLAANYQALSADHIEFATAKDVEAMAASGTVAVLLPGAFYCLRETQKPPVELLRQHNVPMAVATDANPGTSPVTSPLLIMNMACTLFGLTVAEAFSGMTVHAAAALGQQSHTGSLEAGKYCDLACWDAPSPAHLIYQIGLNPLRRRIFRGLEK; encoded by the coding sequence ATGAAGCAACAAGCTGAAAAGATTTGGGTGAATGCAAGGCTGGTAACCATGGCCGATCCCGCCGCCCCTCTGGCGATAACAGAAGACGGCGCCGTCGCGATGGCTGATGGCAAAATTCTGGCCGCCGGTCCTGCTGCCGCCGTCACTGCGCAGTATCAGTCTGACCAGGTTATTGACTTACAGGGCCTGCTGGTAACACCCGGCCTCATCGACTGTCATACCCATCTGGTGTATGCAGGCAGCCGTGCCAATGAATTTGAAGCCAGGCTGGAAGGGACCAGTTACGCTGAAATCGCCGCACAAGGTGGCGGCATTATGTCTACGCTCACCTCAACCCGCGCCGCATCAGAACAAACCCTGCTGGATGAAACCCTGCCCCGGCTCGACAGTCTGCTTGCACAGGGTGTGACGACGGTAGAAATAAAATCCGGTTACGGACAGGATATTGCGTCTGAACTTAAGCAGTTACGGGTTGCACGGTCACTGGCGCAGCACCGGGCAGTGTCAGTCTCCCCCACACTGCTGGCCGCGCATGTGGTACCGCCGGAATTTAAAGGCCGCGCTGACGACTATGTATCGTATGTGTGTGAACAGTTGATCCCGGCTGCACTGGCAGATGGCAACATTGATGCAGTAGACGCATTTTGTGAGCACATTGCCTTTACGCCACAGCAAACCAGCCGGATTTTCGACACTGCCAGACAAGCCGGACTTAAGGTAAAACTTCATGCCGGACAACTGTCAGATAATGGCAGCGTGTCGCTGGCAGCAAACTATCAGGCACTGTCTGCCGATCACATTGAATTTGCCACTGCGAAAGACGTGGAAGCCATGGCCGCTTCCGGCACCGTAGCAGTACTGCTGCCGGGCGCCTTTTACTGTTTGAGAGAAACGCAGAAGCCACCGGTTGAATTACTCAGACAACATAATGTCCCGATGGCTGTTGCTACAGATGCTAATCCCGGAACATCGCCGGTAACGTCACCACTACTTATCATGAACATGGCCTGTACCCTTTTCGGACTTACCGTTGCTGAAGCGTTCAGTGGTATGACAGTTCATGCCGCCGCTGCGTTGGGTCAGCAATCTCACACCGGCAGTCTGGAAGCCGGAAAGTACTGCGACCTTGCCTGCTGGGACGCACCGTCACCGGCACACCTTATTTATCAAATCGGACTTAATCCCTTACGTCGCCGAATCTTCAGAGGACTGGAAAAATGA
- the hutG gene encoding N-formylglutamate deformylase: MSTDWLEISEGNTPLVLSIPHTGLTIPDEIAQQLQCDKETALADTDWWVDKLYSFAPELGITVVRSHISRTVIDLNRDPSGVSLYPGQTTTQLCPQERFDGVPFYTAPLSEEETEYRKATWFMPYHNALSHQLNRLKRQHGQVVLFDAHSIRSLCPRLFEGELPGLNLGTNTDKSCHSDYATIAFSALQSSVHSAVSNGRFKGGWITRHYGNPGQGIHALQLEIAQRCYLREPAEPGRPEYDAAYAAPLQNELKQLLSRLIDRAKS, translated from the coding sequence ATGAGTACTGACTGGCTGGAGATCAGCGAGGGCAATACGCCCCTTGTGCTGAGTATCCCTCATACCGGGCTGACCATACCGGATGAAATAGCACAACAGCTGCAATGCGATAAAGAAACGGCACTGGCTGATACCGACTGGTGGGTAGACAAGCTATACAGTTTCGCGCCTGAACTCGGTATTACCGTGGTGCGCAGCCATATTTCCCGCACGGTCATCGATTTAAACCGGGACCCGTCCGGCGTATCGCTTTATCCGGGCCAGACCACCACACAACTTTGCCCGCAGGAACGTTTTGACGGCGTACCGTTTTATACCGCTCCGCTTTCTGAAGAAGAAACGGAATACCGTAAAGCCACGTGGTTTATGCCCTATCACAACGCACTGTCCCACCAGCTGAACCGGCTTAAGCGTCAGCACGGGCAGGTCGTCCTGTTTGATGCCCATTCCATCCGCTCGCTGTGCCCCCGTTTATTTGAAGGCGAATTACCGGGCCTGAATCTGGGGACAAACACAGATAAAAGTTGCCACAGCGACTACGCCACCATTGCATTTTCTGCGCTGCAAAGCAGCGTTCATTCTGCGGTAAGCAATGGTCGCTTCAAAGGCGGCTGGATCACACGTCACTATGGTAATCCGGGGCAAGGTATTCATGCATTGCAACTGGAAATTGCCCAGCGCTGCTACCTGCGTGAGCCGGCAGAACCCGGCCGGCCGGAATACGATGCGGCTTATGCTGCTCCGCTTCAAAACGAATTAAAACAGTTACTCTCCCGGCTGATTGACCGGGCAAAATCCTGA
- a CDS encoding Na+/H+ antiporter family protein, whose product MNSVLIAVCIMLALSLARVHVVIALIIATFAGGLLSGLGTLGTLNNFNSGLGAGATVALSYAFLGAFAVAISRSGIPDLLAGQVLKKLDKKQGENPALARTICYGVMAALLVMAVCSQNLIPIHIAFIPLLVPPLLLVTQKLKLDRRAIACVLTFGLITPYMFLPVGFGSIYLNDILLVNLQESGADVSGVSVIRAMALPALGMLAGLLIAVFISYRKPREYSDKKLKRAEHTEVKYSGRSLAVSGVAVITAFVVQLMFDSMVLGALVGFVIFSISGVIRWKQADDVFVEGMKMMANVGFIMITASGFAAVMRATGDIQSLVDTSATLIDNSKALGALMMLLVGLVITLGVGSSFSTVPIIAAIFVPLALQLGFSPLAIVTLVGTAGALGDAGSPASDSTLGPTAGLNADGQHNHIWDTVVPTFLHYNLPLLAGGWVAAMLL is encoded by the coding sequence ATGAATTCAGTGTTGATTGCGGTGTGCATAATGCTGGCGCTAAGTCTGGCGCGGGTGCACGTAGTTATAGCGCTTATTATCGCGACGTTTGCAGGTGGCTTGCTCAGTGGTCTGGGTACCTTAGGCACGCTGAATAACTTCAACAGCGGACTGGGTGCAGGCGCAACGGTGGCACTGTCGTATGCCTTTCTGGGGGCCTTTGCGGTGGCAATTTCCCGCTCTGGTATTCCTGATCTGCTGGCCGGGCAGGTACTGAAAAAACTTGATAAGAAGCAGGGTGAAAATCCCGCGCTGGCACGGACTATCTGTTATGGCGTAATGGCTGCTTTGTTAGTGATGGCGGTATGCTCGCAAAACCTCATTCCTATTCATATTGCCTTTATTCCTTTGCTGGTACCGCCTCTGCTGCTGGTCACGCAAAAGCTGAAGCTGGACCGCCGGGCCATTGCCTGCGTGCTGACGTTTGGTTTGATCACCCCGTACATGTTTCTGCCGGTGGGGTTCGGTTCCATTTATCTGAATGACATTCTGCTGGTAAATCTACAGGAAAGCGGCGCTGATGTGTCCGGTGTATCTGTCATCCGTGCCATGGCTTTGCCTGCCCTTGGCATGCTGGCCGGTTTACTGATTGCTGTGTTTATCAGCTACCGCAAACCGCGGGAATACAGTGACAAAAAGCTGAAACGGGCTGAGCATACAGAGGTGAAATACAGTGGCCGTTCACTGGCGGTGTCAGGCGTTGCTGTGATTACTGCATTTGTGGTGCAACTGATGTTTGACTCTATGGTGCTGGGTGCGCTGGTGGGCTTTGTGATCTTCAGTATCAGCGGGGTTATCCGCTGGAAGCAGGCCGACGATGTTTTTGTTGAAGGCATGAAGATGATGGCCAACGTGGGCTTTATCATGATCACAGCATCAGGATTCGCGGCAGTGATGCGTGCAACCGGAGATATTCAGTCTCTGGTCGATACCAGTGCGACGTTGATTGATAACAGCAAGGCCTTAGGCGCGCTGATGATGTTACTGGTGGGTCTGGTGATCACCCTTGGCGTAGGCTCTTCTTTTTCCACTGTCCCGATTATCGCCGCGATTTTTGTGCCGCTGGCATTGCAACTGGGTTTTAGTCCGCTGGCTATTGTCACGCTGGTGGGTACGGCAGGTGCACTGGGCGATGCGGGATCTCCGGCTTCAGATTCCACTTTGGGGCCCACTGCCGGACTCAATGCAGACGGTCAGCACAACCATATCTGGGACACGGTTGTACCTACCTTCTTACACTACAATTTACCCTTATTGGCAGGCGGTTGGGTTGCTGCCATGTTGTTATAG